One stretch of Aquimarina sp. Aq107 DNA includes these proteins:
- a CDS encoding LuxR C-terminal-related transcriptional regulator translates to MCRISIIFYFLVVSGFSQSISDKTLPKITHYDTKNMGFNAQSWDVKQDENGLVYIANGNEVLVFDGTDWTSVATNPEMVNRSLFVKNKDTIYFGADGHHGMLINNGYEDYKIQPLRNNKKDVAADIEEYWRTHFINKEIVFQTFRNLYVNQGNIITKIPAPYRFKWSYNIDNQIYVNDLKYGIFRLEETNLIPVVSDPDINENIIGVTKVNQDLIIITDTKGLFKLQGDQLIPISFSDSNDIQKAQIFSFLKLKDNRIALGTVSNGLYLLDLNSGETHNINKRNGLQNNTILSIYQDYEDNLWLALDYGVDYVELNSPLTYYYDYYGELGTTYAVVKEGGLSYLGTNQGLYVGNKISSNTNDELELLLNGQVWNIEKVDDKIYVGHDKGAYSLEGKVLTRMGEDLGAWNFRKFKISGQEEVLISGNYNGVSLYQKKDGEWEGYKLAGFEKSGRYLEVDENNNIWVALGSNGVFKFSLDYENKQLKKLGFYPINDFDGNRLSLSKVENKIVITSNFYSYTYSENTNNFKKSEIGVDRGYAPRIYKKGDEIWYLDNDKVVVEDSQGLTVLHELEDQLVPDVVNVFSLSNAHKVIPVFNGFAMYSKNKKTIKEGIKSEILIRNFVSVNSGKSYNFDDKIPFSDNDLKINYALPIYGQEIEYQTRLNDNEWSENTTATEKTLFNLKEGDYTFKIRAKYNGDYRESNFSFTIKPPIYRTNWAYLLYLLLFLLLVISVIGINRYKMKKQERILLEEKARKLKKQEEEHRAQKLEQEHKIIELNNSKLQDEIKAKSRELTQIAYVNLNKNKILKKIKDKIVKVQNASDQKLPTNSYNELVRLVDYYITDKESKLFEINFDKSHQEFYEKLSKNYPNLTSKDLRLCAYLKMNLSSKEIAPLLGISSQSVDVSRHRLRKKLNLGSKDNLTNILISLK, encoded by the coding sequence ATGTGTCGTATTTCTATTATATTTTACTTTTTAGTTGTTTCGGGTTTTTCCCAGTCTATAAGCGATAAAACACTTCCTAAAATAACGCACTATGATACTAAGAATATGGGTTTTAATGCTCAATCTTGGGATGTTAAACAGGATGAAAATGGTTTAGTTTATATAGCTAATGGGAATGAAGTGTTGGTGTTTGATGGAACCGATTGGACATCAGTAGCTACAAATCCTGAAATGGTAAATAGAAGTTTATTTGTTAAGAATAAAGACACTATTTATTTTGGTGCAGATGGACATCATGGTATGTTAATTAATAATGGTTATGAAGATTATAAGATTCAACCATTAAGAAATAACAAAAAAGATGTTGCTGCAGATATTGAAGAGTATTGGAGAACTCATTTCATTAATAAAGAGATTGTTTTTCAAACTTTCAGGAATTTGTATGTTAATCAAGGGAATATTATTACGAAAATCCCAGCTCCATATCGATTTAAGTGGAGTTACAATATAGATAATCAGATATATGTTAATGATCTTAAATATGGTATTTTTCGGTTAGAAGAAACCAATTTGATTCCTGTAGTAAGTGATCCTGATATAAATGAGAATATTATAGGAGTTACAAAGGTTAATCAAGATTTAATTATTATAACAGATACAAAGGGACTTTTTAAACTTCAGGGAGATCAATTGATACCTATTAGTTTTTCTGATTCTAATGATATTCAAAAAGCTCAGATATTTTCTTTTCTTAAACTTAAGGATAATAGAATTGCATTGGGAACGGTTTCTAACGGACTGTATTTGTTAGATTTAAATTCTGGAGAAACTCACAACATTAATAAAAGAAATGGGTTGCAAAACAACACAATTCTTTCTATTTACCAGGATTATGAAGATAATCTTTGGTTAGCCTTAGATTATGGAGTGGATTATGTAGAGTTAAATTCTCCACTTACGTATTACTACGATTATTATGGAGAGCTTGGGACTACGTATGCCGTGGTAAAAGAGGGAGGATTGTCTTATCTAGGAACTAATCAAGGTTTGTATGTTGGAAATAAGATAAGTTCTAATACTAACGATGAACTGGAATTGTTACTTAATGGCCAAGTTTGGAATATAGAAAAGGTTGATGATAAAATATATGTAGGTCATGACAAAGGTGCTTATTCGTTAGAAGGGAAGGTTCTGACAAGAATGGGAGAAGATTTAGGAGCATGGAATTTTAGAAAATTTAAGATTTCGGGACAAGAAGAAGTCTTAATATCTGGAAATTATAACGGAGTTTCTTTGTATCAAAAAAAAGATGGAGAATGGGAAGGTTATAAATTAGCTGGATTCGAAAAGTCAGGGCGTTATCTAGAAGTAGATGAAAACAATAATATCTGGGTAGCATTAGGAAGTAATGGTGTTTTCAAGTTTAGTTTGGATTATGAAAATAAGCAATTAAAAAAGCTTGGTTTTTATCCCATAAATGATTTTGATGGAAATAGATTATCACTTTCTAAAGTAGAAAATAAGATTGTAATTACATCTAATTTTTATTCTTATACTTATTCAGAAAACACTAATAACTTCAAGAAATCCGAGATAGGAGTTGATAGAGGATATGCACCTCGTATTTATAAAAAAGGAGATGAAATTTGGTATTTAGATAATGATAAAGTCGTTGTAGAGGATTCGCAGGGATTAACGGTGCTCCACGAATTAGAAGATCAACTTGTTCCAGATGTAGTTAATGTTTTTTCCTTAAGTAATGCTCATAAGGTTATACCTGTGTTTAATGGTTTTGCCATGTATTCTAAGAATAAAAAAACGATTAAAGAGGGTATTAAAAGTGAAATTTTAATCAGAAATTTTGTTTCTGTTAATAGTGGTAAGTCATATAATTTTGATGATAAAATACCCTTTTCTGATAATGATCTTAAAATTAATTATGCATTACCTATTTATGGTCAAGAAATCGAATATCAAACTCGTTTAAATGATAACGAATGGAGTGAAAATACCACTGCAACTGAAAAAACACTGTTTAACCTTAAAGAAGGAGATTACACTTTTAAAATTAGAGCTAAATATAATGGAGACTATAGAGAGAGTAATTTTAGTTTCACCATAAAGCCACCTATTTATAGAACAAATTGGGCATATCTGTTATATCTATTGTTGTTTTTATTACTAGTTATTTCGGTTATAGGAATTAATCGATATAAAATGAAAAAACAAGAGCGAATTCTGTTAGAAGAAAAAGCCAGAAAACTTAAAAAACAAGAAGAAGAACATCGCGCTCAGAAATTAGAACAAGAACATAAGATTATTGAATTGAATAATTCTAAACTTCAAGATGAGATAAAAGCTAAGAGCAGAGAGTTAACTCAAATAGCATATGTTAACCTTAATAAAAATAAAATTTTAAAGAAAATAAAAGACAAAATTGTTAAGGTACAAAATGCTTCTGATCAAAAACTTCCAACCAATAGCTATAATGAATTGGTTAGGCTAGTGGACTATTACATTACAGATAAAGAAAGTAAGCTGTTCGAGATTAATTTTGATAAATCACATCAAGAATTTTACGAAAAACTTTCGAAAAATTACCCTAATCTTACTTCCAAGGATTTAAGGTTATGTGCATACTTAAAAATGAACCTTTCTTCAAAAGAAATTGCACCGTTATTAGGAATTAGTTCACAAAGTGTCGATGTAAGCAGGCATAGATTAAGAAAAAAGCTTAATTTAGGCTCCAAAGATAATTTGACTAATATCCTTATAAGTCTTAAGTAA
- a CDS encoding LacI family DNA-binding transcriptional regulator has product MRKKVTLKQLAKELNLSISTVSKSLKNDSEISQKTINRVHELANFYNYKPNALAVSLKSNKTNTIGVLLPEILNHFYAKVLFGIEQEASKNGYKIVTCITNESYEKEVEYVEMLNYSSVDGFILALSKETQMLNKFDHFKDLKRDNVPLIMFDRVSGEVDCDKVIVDDKHASKTAIKHLIKTGCKNIAVISTIFDLSVGRLRLEGAREEVSANDGVTLIELPVKNIETEEKEIESFIKNNKIDAVLGLDETAAAVAINMSNKLGYKIPDEISVIGFTDGILSKHSYPKLTTVSQHAEELGTKAAKMLLDRISDTSENNYKSNTEIVNTSLILRDSTN; this is encoded by the coding sequence ATGAGAAAAAAGGTTACCCTAAAACAGCTGGCAAAGGAATTGAATTTGTCTATTTCTACAGTATCTAAGTCATTAAAAAATGATTCAGAAATAAGTCAGAAAACCATCAATAGAGTTCATGAACTTGCTAATTTTTATAATTATAAGCCTAATGCGCTGGCAGTAAGCCTAAAAAGTAATAAAACCAATACAATAGGTGTTCTGTTGCCAGAGATTCTTAATCATTTCTATGCTAAGGTGTTATTTGGTATTGAACAGGAGGCGTCTAAAAATGGATATAAAATAGTTACCTGCATAACTAATGAATCTTATGAAAAAGAGGTTGAATATGTAGAAATGCTTAATTATAGTAGTGTTGATGGCTTTATCTTAGCGTTAAGTAAGGAGACGCAAATGCTTAATAAATTTGATCATTTCAAAGATTTGAAAAGAGATAATGTACCATTAATCATGTTTGATCGGGTAAGTGGTGAAGTGGATTGTGATAAAGTGATTGTTGATGATAAGCATGCATCAAAAACTGCGATTAAACATTTGATAAAAACAGGATGTAAAAATATAGCCGTAATATCAACTATTTTTGATCTTAGTGTTGGTAGACTAAGGTTAGAAGGTGCTCGAGAAGAAGTTTCGGCAAATGATGGAGTTACTTTAATAGAGCTGCCAGTAAAAAATATTGAAACAGAAGAGAAAGAGATAGAATCTTTTATTAAAAATAATAAAATAGATGCAGTACTTGGATTGGATGAGACTGCTGCTGCCGTTGCAATAAATATGTCCAATAAGTTAGGGTATAAGATACCGGATGAAATCTCTGTAATTGGTTTTACAGATGGTATATTGTCTAAGCATTCATATCCTAAATTAACTACAGTTTCTCAACACGCTGAAGAGTTAGGGACAAAAGCAGCAAAAATGCTGCTTGATAGAATATCAGACACCTCAGAAAATAATTATAAATCCAATACAGAGATTGTTAATACCTCATTAATACTTAGGGACTCCACCAATTAG
- a CDS encoding glycoside hydrolase family 65 protein, whose amino-acid sequence MQFKNSSNSLILILLLLFIINPINAQKEGWTLTTKENANYTGIVTANGRIGILPSSNILEIDRIILNNVYDKESPLGVSRILSGMNFGNLDLYINNTKLNNDNISGWKQTLNMKEASFTTSFNYNSIAEVSYTIYALRNVPYSGYIDFEIKALKNIDIKVVGKINTPKEYQTPLSTFRILKDAETTMPILQTVAKSRLGKHTVGTSATFVWHNVNSGREDQRPELTHTKISEYDNRLSFQKKITKGKQYKFAWTAAQCSTQDFFDPQNESERFVIFNLLTPQKDLLDQHKSLWKDLWKGDIIIDGDLQSQLDVRLALYHLYAFSRGDSNLSIAPMGLSSQGYNGHIFWDTELWMYPPLLVLNQDIARSLVNYRSDRLDVAKRKAINFGYKGAMFPWESDDTGEEATPAWALTGTFEHHITADVGIAFWNYYRVTKDKKWLKERGYPLLKEVADYWVSRSTKNSDGSYSIKNVVGANEFAPNVDDNAFTNGSAITCLQYASLAATEIGVTPNKTWNKVADKIIIHKFKDGTTKEHSTYSGDRIKQADVNLLSYPLDIVTDKETILKDLSYYEPKLAEEGPAMAQSVFAVIYARLGDAENAFRLFKRSYEPNKRPPFGALAEAATSNNPYFATGAGGMLQTVIFGFGGLHLTDNGIIQKKPILPSAWKKLTITGVGPEKKTFIIE is encoded by the coding sequence ATGCAGTTTAAGAATTCATCGAACTCACTTATTTTAATTTTATTACTTCTTTTTATTATTAACCCTATTAATGCGCAAAAAGAGGGATGGACATTAACCACCAAGGAAAACGCAAATTACACTGGCATTGTAACAGCTAATGGGAGAATTGGAATTCTCCCTTCTTCTAATATATTAGAGATAGATAGGATTATTCTCAACAACGTTTATGACAAAGAATCTCCACTTGGAGTTAGCAGAATACTTTCTGGAATGAACTTCGGGAACCTTGATCTATACATAAACAACACCAAATTGAACAACGATAATATTAGTGGCTGGAAACAGACGCTAAATATGAAAGAAGCAAGCTTCACAACTTCGTTTAATTATAATTCTATTGCAGAAGTATCATACACCATATATGCTCTTAGAAATGTCCCTTACTCTGGATATATTGATTTCGAAATAAAAGCCTTAAAAAATATCGACATTAAGGTGGTAGGCAAAATAAATACACCAAAAGAGTATCAAACTCCATTGAGTACCTTTAGAATATTAAAAGATGCTGAAACAACAATGCCAATTCTTCAAACAGTTGCCAAAAGTAGATTAGGTAAACATACTGTCGGAACCTCTGCTACTTTTGTATGGCATAACGTCAATTCTGGGAGAGAAGATCAGCGTCCCGAATTGACTCATACTAAAATCTCGGAATATGATAATCGATTATCTTTTCAAAAAAAAATTACTAAAGGAAAACAGTATAAATTTGCTTGGACTGCCGCTCAATGTTCAACTCAAGATTTTTTTGATCCTCAAAATGAAAGCGAACGTTTTGTGATCTTCAATCTACTAACACCTCAAAAAGATCTATTAGATCAGCACAAAAGTTTATGGAAAGACCTATGGAAAGGGGATATTATAATAGATGGAGATCTACAGTCTCAGTTAGATGTAAGGTTAGCTTTGTATCATTTATATGCATTCTCCAGAGGTGATTCTAACCTTAGTATCGCACCAATGGGGTTAAGTTCGCAAGGGTATAACGGCCATATTTTCTGGGATACCGAATTATGGATGTATCCACCATTATTAGTATTAAATCAGGACATTGCTCGTTCTCTAGTAAATTACAGGTCCGATAGATTGGATGTAGCAAAAAGAAAAGCAATTAATTTTGGATACAAAGGAGCAATGTTTCCTTGGGAAAGTGATGATACTGGAGAAGAAGCAACTCCTGCTTGGGCATTAACAGGAACTTTTGAACATCATATTACGGCGGATGTAGGTATTGCCTTCTGGAACTATTATCGAGTAACTAAAGATAAAAAATGGCTTAAAGAACGAGGATATCCTTTATTAAAAGAAGTAGCTGATTACTGGGTAAGTAGATCAACTAAAAACTCTGATGGATCTTATTCTATCAAAAATGTAGTAGGCGCCAACGAATTTGCCCCAAATGTAGATGACAATGCATTTACCAATGGATCCGCAATTACTTGTCTACAATATGCTTCGCTTGCAGCCACTGAAATAGGTGTTACTCCAAATAAAACTTGGAATAAAGTAGCAGATAAAATTATCATTCATAAGTTTAAAGATGGAACCACCAAGGAACACAGCACATATTCGGGAGATAGAATAAAACAAGCAGATGTTAATCTTTTATCGTATCCTCTTGACATCGTTACTGATAAGGAAACAATTTTAAAAGATTTATCATATTACGAACCTAAACTTGCAGAAGAAGGACCTGCAATGGCTCAAAGTGTATTTGCTGTTATTTATGCTCGTTTAGGCGATGCAGAAAATGCGTTCAGACTTTTTAAAAGAAGTTATGAACCAAATAAAAGACCTCCTTTTGGAGCATTAGCAGAAGCTGCTACAAGTAACAATCCATATTTTGCAACTGGAGCGGGAGGAATGTTACAAACTGTTATTTTCGGTTTCGGAGGACTTCATCTTACAGATAACGGAATTATCCAAAAAAAACCAATATTACCATCTGCTTGGAAAAAATTAACTATTACTGGAGTTGGCCCAGAAAAGAAAACATTTATAATTGAGTAA
- a CDS encoding LacI family DNA-binding transcriptional regulator has product MGFKKRRVKLEDIARRLNISIATVSRALDQNPRVKKSTQEKVFKMAKVMGYMPNQIAKSLSSGKTNIIGVLIPRYDEPFFIEVCRGIDQYARNHNYKILISSSRNSYKFEKENLISFERGLVDGIILSPTHETENVAHLNDLINKGMPIVLFDNIREEVSGADHVLINDEKASYEAVEFLIKKGNKKIAFIGGIKQKKVFQDRYKGYISALENYNIPLYDELVLHCNSLDREFEDKEILDFFSSLKISPDAVFACTDNYGLLTMKTLLKIGKKIPDEVAVIGFGDLGPGEVFVPTLTCVSQPSFEMGQKAAELLIKQLNEPDDIDHKKIIIKLETKLTEREST; this is encoded by the coding sequence ATGGGTTTTAAAAAAAGAAGAGTAAAACTTGAAGATATCGCAAGAAGACTTAATATTTCTATTGCAACTGTATCACGTGCATTAGATCAAAATCCTAGGGTAAAGAAAAGTACTCAAGAAAAAGTGTTTAAAATGGCAAAGGTTATGGGATATATGCCCAACCAAATTGCTAAAAGTCTTAGTTCTGGAAAAACTAATATTATAGGTGTTCTAATTCCTAGATATGACGAACCCTTCTTTATTGAGGTATGTAGAGGAATTGATCAATATGCAAGAAATCATAATTATAAAATATTAATTAGTTCTTCTAGAAATTCTTATAAATTCGAAAAAGAAAACTTGATTTCATTTGAAAGAGGTCTTGTTGATGGGATTATTCTATCTCCAACTCATGAAACAGAAAACGTTGCACATTTAAATGATCTGATTAACAAAGGAATGCCAATTGTATTATTTGACAATATAAGAGAAGAAGTCTCAGGAGCTGATCATGTTTTGATAAATGATGAAAAAGCTTCTTATGAAGCTGTAGAATTTCTTATCAAAAAAGGAAACAAGAAAATTGCGTTTATCGGAGGTATTAAACAAAAGAAAGTATTTCAGGATAGATATAAAGGATATATTTCAGCATTGGAAAATTACAACATCCCATTATATGATGAATTAGTATTACATTGTAATTCGTTGGATAGGGAATTTGAAGACAAAGAAATTCTTGATTTTTTTAGTAGTCTAAAAATCTCTCCAGATGCTGTTTTTGCTTGCACAGATAACTACGGGCTCTTAACAATGAAGACATTATTAAAGATTGGAAAAAAAATACCGGATGAAGTTGCAGTGATCGGCTTTGGTGATCTAGGTCCAGGAGAAGTATTTGTTCCTACTTTAACCTGTGTATCTCAACCTAGTTTTGAAATGGGGCAAAAAGCAGCAGAACTCTTAATCAAACAACTTAATGAACCCGATGACATCGATCATAAAAAAATAATAATTAAGTTAGAAACAAAATTAACAGAGCGAGAAAGCACCTAA